GCTAACGTGAAATTAGTGCTTCTCCAATCGATGAACAGGGCGTGACCGCCGAGTTGGGTCATGGCGACTTCAAAGGAGACGCGGGTGCGGGTGGAGGTTTTCTGGAAAACCAAAGCCGCTGATTTACCCAAGAATGTTTTTAGGTATTTTTTGGGGTTTTGTTTGACTTCTAAGCCTAAATCAACCAGCGCTGACAGTTCCTTGATTGAAAGTTCCTTAAAGTTAAGTAAATGCATCTATTCTGTGCCTTCAATACGGTTCAATTAAGCATCCAATAATAAGCTTTATGCAAAAGCTTTTTCCACACCTGCCTTCAATCACTTCTACGTGACACAAATGATTTTGCTGGTTGCCTCAAACAAGGATGTTGCAAGCCTCAACATCAAAGAACAACTCCTAAAACGCTACCTCTTTAACAAAACCCCCACAACCTTCCAAGACAACCCCATATACACCGCAGACGTAAACCGCAAAAGAGTAGACCTGATAACCCTAAACGAAGAATCCGTACGCGCCCAAGACCTACCCGCAAAGTTTCCAGACACAAAAATGGTCGTTTTCATCTCTAGGCACAGTAGCCAAAGCGGCAAACCCACACTCTCCGTGCATACCCCCGGAAACTTTGGCGATGCAGAACTCGGTGGATTACCCAAAACCGTTTCAGTTGCGCCCGCACTCGCTATGCAATCTGTCCTAAAAGCCCTAACCCACTATAAAGACCAGCTGAACCTTTTCCATTATGACGTTTGCTATGAATGTACACATCATGGACCAAGCCTCAACGTTCCAACCATGTTCGTGGAGTTGGGCAGTACTCCCGAGCAGTGGAGCGATGCCAAGGCTGCGGAAGCGGTAGCTCACAGCGCCATGACCGCCATCGCCACCTTTGAGGCGCCAAGTTCTCACCGCGCGGTTTTAGGCATCGGTGGAACCCATTACAATCAGCAGTTCACGCTTATGGCGTTGATGGGCGTCGCCACCTTCGGTCACATGATACCAAAATACGCCGTACCCTACATCGACGCTGATATGATTAAGCAATGTGTCGAAAAAACCCTTGAAAAAGTGCCGCTAGCGTTTCTGGATTGGAAAGGCATCAAAAGCGAAGACAAACTGGGGTTGCTTTCTGCCTTGGAATCTGCTGGGTTACCATACAATAAAGTCTAACTCGCCCTTTTTCCATCGGGGGATATGTTTAAAAGGGGTTGTGGAGTAGTCTTTTGAACCTAAACGTTTATTATTCCTGATGAAATCTTGAGTGTGCGGTAAATATGGGAATTAAATCTTGGCTTACGCAGGCAGCAAGAACGTTAAAGCTAGCCGTTAAACCTGGCCGCGAAGAGCTGTGGCTCTCGATTAAAATCAGCCTCTTAGGCATCGGTGTAGTCGGTTTAATAGGCTTCGTGATTAAGCTGCTATCGTTTGCTTTAGGCGGTTCATCAGCATAGAAGGATGCCAAATACATGGATAAAAAAGAAGAGCTCTCACAAGTAAAAATTTTCGCAATCAAAACCACCACTGGACAAGAACGCAACGTGGCACGGTTGATTGCCTCCAAAGTCGAAATGACCCATGTTCCCATAAAAGCTCTTCTGGTTCCAGACACCCTCAAAGGCTACGTCTTTGTAGAAGCAGACGGTCCCCACCTAGTAGAAGAAGCCATCTCAGGCGTACGCCATGTCCGCAGCAGAATCCCAGGTCTCATCAGCTTCAGCGAGATTGAACGCTACATCGTCCGCAAACCCGTCATGGAAGACCTCAACGAAGACGACGTGGTAGAAATCACTGGTGGACCCTTCAAAGGCATGCGCGCCAAAATCACAAGGCTCGACAAATCCAAAGGCGAAGTCACCCTCGAATTACTTGAGGCAACCTTCACTTTGCCCATCACAGTACATTCAGACTATGTAAAACTAGTAGAAAAAGCAAAAGCATAAAGTGAAAACCTATGGCAGATAAAAAAGTTGTAGAATTAATCGTCAGCGGCGGTCAAGCCAACGCAGGTCCACCATTAGGTCCAGCTCTTGGCCCCTTAGGCGTCAACATCGTTGCAGTAGTCAACAAAATCAACGAAGTCACCAAAGACTATGCAGGAATGAAAGTTCCCGTCAAGGTGAGCGTTGACCCTGAAGATAAAACCTTCGAAATCACCGTCGGTACACCCACAGCATCCGCACTCATCGTTGCCGAATTAAAAATCGAGAAGGGCTCCGGTACACCCCACAGTGTCAAGGCAGGCGACTTAACCATGGAGCAACTGGTCAAAATCGCCAAGATCAAAGGTCCACAACTCTTGGCCCCTGACACCAAGATGGCAACCAAAGAGCTTCTCGGCACCTGCGTAAGCATGGGTGTAACCGTAGAAGGCAAAGACCCCCGAGAAGTCCAGAAAGAAATCGATTCTGGCACCTACGATAAACTATTCGCTTAGTTAAGCGAATATTTTTATAATGGGTTTCTTATCCCCTATTGGCACGAGGCTTAAAAATGCCCCTAGACAACAAGACAATATCTGAAGCAATAAAACAAGCAAAGTCTAAAGCTGGAGACAAAAAATTCAACCAGACCATAGACCTGATTCTCGACATCCAAGAAATCGACATGAAAGCACCCGAAGGCAAAATCCAAGAAATAGTCGAACTTCCACACGACACTCTTAAACCCAACAGTGTCTGTGTCATTGCTTCAGGTGAATTCGCATTAAAAGCAAAGAACTCTGGCGCTGACCGTGTAGTTGAACGCGCAGACCTAGACGGCTTAAACGGCAAAAAGAAGGAACTGCGCCAACTCGCAAGTCAATATGACGTGTTCATTGCAGAAGCACCCTTGATGCCGCTGGTCGGCAGGATTTTGGGTCCAGTTCTGGGTCCAAGAGGCAAAATGCCTGTTCCAGTTGCACCAAACGCAGACATCGCTGCCTTGATCGCAAAGCACCGCAAGACAGTGGTTGTCCGCATGCGCAACCAACCAATCATTCAGGTTCCCATCGGCTCGCAACAGATGAAAGACGAAGACCTAACCGACAACGCGATGGTGGTTCTTCGTGTTCTCGACGGCAAACTTAAACGTGGACTGAAGAACGTAAAGTATGCGTTCATAAAGACCAGCATGGGCGAGCCAGTCAAAATTAAACCATAAACTGAGAGACGAATATCATGCCATCCCAACAAGTGTTAGAGCAGAAATCAACCGAAGTAGAAGCCATCAAAGAAATATTCAAAGAGTACAAATCCGTCGGCATAGCTAGCCTCCAGAAGGTTCGCGCTTCACAGCTTCAAGAACTCAAGAAAAGCATGAAAGGCCAAGTTTACCTGCGCGTATTAAAGAATACACTGATCAAAATAGCAATTGAACAAATGAACCAAGCTGAACTCAAAAAACTTGAGGAATACTTGGAAGGATCAAACGTCTTCCTATTCACTGACCTCAACCCCTTCAAACTTGCACTGTTGCTTGAGAAGGGCAAAGTCAAAACCACCGCTAAAGCAGGCGACATAGCCGCAGATGACGTCATCGTACCTGCCAGCAACACAGGTCAACCACCTGGACCCGTAATCAGTCAACTTAACGCTGTAGGTTTACCCACCAAAATCGAAAACGGCAGCGTCTGGATCAGCAAAGACACACTCGTAGTTCGCAAAGGTGAAGTCATCAACGACCGCTTAGCAGGTGTCCTCTCAAAACTCGGCATAAAAGCAGTTGAATTAGGCATCTCAATGCGTGCAGTCTTCGACAACGGTCTCATGATTACAGGCGACAAACTCAAAGTAGACGTAGCCGCAACCAAACGCAGCGTCGAAGCCAGCAACCAAGAAGCCTTCGCATTGGCTCTCAGTGTCGGTTACCCCTGTAAAGAAACCATCAAACCGCTCCTGCAGACAGCACACCAGAAAGCAGTTTCACTCTCAATCGGTGCAGCCATCCCAACCAAAGACACCATCGCAGACCTCATCCGCAAAGCCAACGCACAAGCAACCAGCCTACAAGAGAAAACTAAGCCCAAAGCGGCTTAAACCCAATTTCCTTTTCATTTCATAACGTTTCGTTAGAATTTTCAGCTATGATTTTCTCTGGGTCGATGTACCCTCGCAGCATCCAAGGCCCATGGTAGTATTGCCTGTCACCAAAGAAACGCAGAGATAAGGCTTTTGTTGGACAATCCTTGAAGCATCTGCAGCATGAGATACAGAGATGATAATTAATGCTTGGTGACTTATTTTGGATTTTGACGGCGTCGGATGGGCAGATTTTAGTGCATTTCATGCATCCAACACACTTATCGCTGTCTGTGATGTAGAGGCAGACTTTGAACAGTTTTAGAACAAATAACTTGACCACACGGATAAGCGTTAAAAATGCTGCTCCAAAAATGTGTTTGCCAGTTGTTGAATCGACGTATTCTTTGCTATTCTCCAAGACGTGGGCAAGAGTGTAGCCAAATGCGACAGCCCTTTCAATGTCGGTCTTTTTTATCGGGTGACTTTCAGAAAGTCTTTTTGAGTAAACAATTCCATCCATACAGCCTCTAAACGTCATCTCAAAAGCGCCAATCACTCTACCGTTTTGCTTTTCAATCAGGCTAATCATCTCCGCGGTGGAGCCGAAATGCCAGATGCCCGCGGTTGAAAACAGAAAAACACGTTTACCCGCAAAATCAAAATTTTTAGCCCAGTTTTTGATTGGCTCGGCGAAACCGCCGTAGATTGGAGCACCGACGCCGAGGACTTTAGCGTCTGTGAGGTTATGTTTACCCGTTTTTAGTTCTTGAATAGGGATTAACTGGGTTTGGAATCCTTTTTCTCCGAGTCCAAGAGCGATAAGTTTAGCGACGTACGCGGTGTTGTTGGATGAAGAAAAGAAGATAATGGGAATAAGCATGTGCTTTGCGCCGCTGTTTTATCTGTA
This genomic window from Candidatus Bathyarchaeota archaeon contains:
- a CDS encoding EFR1 family ferrodoxin (N-terminal region resembles flavodoxins. C-terminal ferrodoxin region binds two 4Fe-4S clusters.); its protein translation is MLIPIIFFSSSNNTAYVAKLIALGLGEKGFQTQLIPIQELKTGKHNLTDAKVLGVGAPIYGGFAEPIKNWAKNFDFAGKRVFLFSTAGIWHFGSTAEMISLIEKQNGRVIGAFEMTFRGCMDGIVYSKRLSESHPIKKTDIERAVAFGYTLAHVLENSKEYVDSTTGKHIFGAAFLTLIRVVKLFVLKLFKVCLYITDSDKCVGCMKCTKICPSDAVKIQNKSPSINYHLCISCCRCFKDCPTKALSLRFFGDRQYYHGPWMLRGYIDPEKIIAENSNETL
- a CDS encoding 50S ribosomal protein L11, with the protein product MADKKVVELIVSGGQANAGPPLGPALGPLGVNIVAVVNKINEVTKDYAGMKVPVKVSVDPEDKTFEITVGTPTASALIVAELKIEKGSGTPHSVKAGDLTMEQLVKIAKIKGPQLLAPDTKMATKELLGTCVSMGVTVEGKDPREVQKEIDSGTYDKLFA
- a CDS encoding 50S ribosomal protein L1; translation: MPLDNKTISEAIKQAKSKAGDKKFNQTIDLILDIQEIDMKAPEGKIQEIVELPHDTLKPNSVCVIASGEFALKAKNSGADRVVERADLDGLNGKKKELRQLASQYDVFIAEAPLMPLVGRILGPVLGPRGKMPVPVAPNADIAALIAKHRKTVVVRMRNQPIIQVPIGSQQMKDEDLTDNAMVVLRVLDGKLKRGLKNVKYAFIKTSMGEPVKIKP
- a CDS encoding 50S ribosomal protein L10, whose translation is MPSQQVLEQKSTEVEAIKEIFKEYKSVGIASLQKVRASQLQELKKSMKGQVYLRVLKNTLIKIAIEQMNQAELKKLEEYLEGSNVFLFTDLNPFKLALLLEKGKVKTTAKAGDIAADDVIVPASNTGQPPGPVISQLNAVGLPTKIENGSVWISKDTLVVRKGEVINDRLAGVLSKLGIKAVELGISMRAVFDNGLMITGDKLKVDVAATKRSVEASNQEAFALALSVGYPCKETIKPLLQTAHQKAVSLSIGAAIPTKDTIADLIRKANAQATSLQEKTKPKAA
- a CDS encoding protein translocase SEC61 complex subunit gamma codes for the protein MGIKSWLTQAARTLKLAVKPGREELWLSIKISLLGIGVVGLIGFVIKLLSFALGGSSA
- a CDS encoding transcription elongation factor Spt5, coding for MDKKEELSQVKIFAIKTTTGQERNVARLIASKVEMTHVPIKALLVPDTLKGYVFVEADGPHLVEEAISGVRHVRSRIPGLISFSEIERYIVRKPVMEDLNEDDVVEITGGPFKGMRAKITRLDKSKGEVTLELLEATFTLPITVHSDYVKLVEKAKA